DNA sequence from the Lonchura striata isolate bLonStr1 chromosome 7, bLonStr1.mat, whole genome shotgun sequence genome:
CACCAGGCGGAGCCCCAGACGGCTCCGGGGAAGGGGGCGTCCCGTTGGGGATACCTGcccggctctgcagggctgcactACGCCTCTATCAGCAGCTTCCCGAAACAGTCGTTTGTTGAAAACAGAATGCAATAGCCAGGAAAAATAAGTAGTTTTGGCTTATAGTGCACCCCAACATTCAGATGCACCTGCAGGCTTTGCTAAAAAATTTGCGGGGTTACACAAGGTAAAGTTGTGCCAGTGGATGTGATCCTCATGGAAAAGTgaccctttaaaaaaattacctgcGGGGACCTTTTGTCGTTATTGTGATGAAggtttatattaaatataatatgtcttttttttctaaatcattTGCAGCACAGAGAGCTCTAAGCACAAAATACCTAGAAATTAGCCTAAAATCTATCCAATATTGAAATGTAACTTAAATTCTAACTGACgccacaaaaaaataaaaaaaaataaaataaaataaaaaatcctagCTAGTAATTATCGACATGGCAGAAAGCGGCCGCGGCAGTGAGCGGGAGAGGCTGAAGCCCACAGGACGGACCTACCTTCACCTGGCTCTCAGTCATCCCCAGGGAGTAGGCGAGCCGGGCACGTTCCGGTCCTGCCAAGTATTTCGTCTGTTCGAAGGTTTTCTCTAAAGCGAATATCTGCTGCCCAGAGAAAGTCGGTCGAGAGTGTTTCTTCTTACCGTCCTTGTCCAAAACCATCCCCGTCTGAGCTGGAAGCGGAGAAAGAGCTGCGTCAGGGATGAACTCTGCACTGCCCCCGGCCCGTAGCCGGGCCCCGCcaggccctgcagagctgcttcggGTGTCCACCGGCTCAAAAGCGGGGCTCGGTCCGGGACAGACCGGGGGCCGTGAGGACCGAGTGACCCGTATCGGGCCTTCCTCCACCCGCCCCGTCCACCGCGCTCGGCCGCCGGCTTGGGGCCGCCCCAGCTCTGGATCCTAGGCCGCCTACTCCCCACGCCCCTCAAGAACCGGCCGCACTTACCGGGACAGGCGAGCCGAGGATCTCTCCAGGGAGAGCCTTGCACCACTCCCGGCCAGAAAATGGGCGGCCGTCCCGGCAGCTCCGCCAGAGGCTTCGGGTAGCGGGAGACGGCAGCGGGGCTGAAGTACATCCCGGCCGAGGCTGCCAGCCCGTTGATGCGGGGCAGCCCGCCCAGAAGGTTGCTGGCACTGCCCACGGGCCGCCCCAGGATATCGCTTATTCCGTGCGGTGTCCCCAAGGGGAGCTGCGTGTTGAGTCCCCCCAGAGCCGGTGCTTTGAAACCGGAGGGGTTCTGCAGGGCGTAGGGGAACAGGGAGGTCTTCATCTCGGCCATGTTGTGCAGTGCGGCGAGCGGCGCGCTGCTAAGGACGAATGCGCTCTGGCGATTAGCATCCATCTGTCCCACCGCTAACATCTGCGGGCATCAGCGAGCGTGGGTCCTTCCCAACCgcgccgcggccgctccgctGGGGACCCTCGCCAGGACCGCGGCCGCGGGCGGGACGGGCTCCTCGCCCCTCGCGGGATCTCAGCGACAGCAAGTGCCGAAGTTAGCTGGGAACAGGAAAATCCCGGCGCTTGCCCGCCCGCTCCCGCGGCGCGCACCTCCGAAGTCCAGGCTGAAGAGAGGCGAAAGCCGAGCCGGGGCAGCGCGGCGAAACAACAGACCGGCAGTCCCGGGAGAAAGAGCCTCCACCGGCAGCACGTCCCGGCGGACTACGGGCGGTGCGCTCCACGCGCGATCGGGCGGGAAGGGGATGCGGAACCCGCAGCTCCGCGCGTCGCCCCGGCCGCGTGTCCGGCGGCCGCGGGGACACTCCGCGCTGCGCCCCGTGCGCAGATAACCGCGCGGGTACCTGCGCGCCCCGCGCCCATTGGGCGGCCACCGCCCCGCGCCGCCAACACCGCCCAATCGGCGGGCGGCGCGCGCCTCCACCCCGATACGTCACGGGCGGGCCGAGCCGTGGGAGCGCGCGGGGCTGCACgtggccgcgccgcgcccgaCGGGACCCCGGCCCCAGCGCCGGGACCGTCCGGCCCCACCAACGGGTCGGCCCGCCCGACCTCCCGGCCCCACCAACGGGACCGCTCGCCCGACCGCCCGGCCCCACTAACGGGTCAGCCCGGCCCCAGCGCCGGGTCCGCCAtcccgccccgccggccgctcTGCCCTGCCGCCAGCCAGCGGCAGCACCCGGAGGCGGCGgcac
Encoded proteins:
- the NKX6-2 gene encoding homeobox protein Nkx-6.2, with amino-acid sequence MLAVGQMDANRQSAFVLSSAPLAALHNMAEMKTSLFPYALQNPSGFKAPALGGLNTQLPLGTPHGISDILGRPVGSASNLLGGLPRINGLAASAGMYFSPAAVSRYPKPLAELPGRPPIFWPGVVQGSPWRDPRLACPAQTGMVLDKDGKKKHSRPTFSGQQIFALEKTFEQTKYLAGPERARLAYSLGMTESQVKVWFQNRRTKWRKRHAAEMASAKKKHDSETEKLKESSDNEDDDEYNKPLDPNSDDEKITRLLKKHKSTNLSLVSPCSTSSDTL